From a region of the Streptomyces sp. NBC_00193 genome:
- a CDS encoding protealysin inhibitor emfourin, producing the protein MRIQVVRTGGFAGIERRGEVDTAGLPDEAEWQALAQLALRPGLPRDPADRIRDGFSYRITVDGRTVLCQDPNLSDAQRALISRVLKEGA; encoded by the coding sequence ATGCGGATTCAGGTGGTGCGGACGGGCGGCTTCGCGGGGATCGAGCGGCGGGGCGAGGTGGACACCGCCGGCCTGCCCGACGAGGCCGAGTGGCAGGCGCTGGCACAGCTGGCCCTGCGGCCCGGCCTGCCGCGCGATCCGGCGGACCGGATCCGGGACGGTTTCTCGTACCGGATCACGGTGGACGGGCGGACGGTGCTCTGCCAGGACCCGAACCTCTCGGACGCGCAGCGCGCGCTGATCTCGCGGGTCCTTAAAGAGGGTGCCTGA
- a CDS encoding GNAT family N-acetyltransferase, protein MITSSGILPALERYYDTAPRAGGARAEDFGPLTLFVQEGDGWPYYARPALGAASADGVSVADVERVLARQRELKIPEAFEWVAETTPSLRAAAEAAGLSVHAHPLMVLDPAAVRLPAHPDVRVLGAADPLLRPAVTVPMLAFAAPGTAVGEAGPAELAAAEQDPASEGRRIRVAGMIESGRTALAAAVRDGVVLCSGQYVPVGDVAEVVGVGTLPSARRQGLALAVTAALVADALARGARTVFLSAGDEDVARLYARLGFRSVGTALIADRPL, encoded by the coding sequence ATGATCACTTCTTCCGGCATCCTGCCCGCGCTCGAGCGCTACTACGACACGGCCCCCCGGGCGGGCGGGGCACGGGCCGAGGACTTCGGCCCGCTGACCCTGTTCGTCCAGGAGGGCGACGGCTGGCCGTACTACGCGCGGCCCGCGCTCGGCGCCGCCTCGGCCGACGGCGTCTCCGTGGCCGACGTGGAGCGGGTGCTGGCCCGGCAGCGGGAGCTGAAGATCCCCGAGGCCTTCGAGTGGGTGGCCGAAACCACCCCCTCCCTGCGGGCCGCCGCGGAGGCCGCGGGGCTGAGCGTCCACGCGCATCCGCTGATGGTCCTCGACCCCGCGGCCGTACGGCTCCCCGCGCATCCGGACGTACGGGTGCTCGGCGCGGCCGACCCGCTGCTGCGCCCGGCCGTGACGGTGCCGATGCTGGCCTTCGCCGCTCCCGGTACGGCGGTGGGCGAGGCGGGCCCGGCGGAGCTCGCGGCGGCGGAGCAGGACCCGGCCTCCGAGGGCCGCCGGATCCGGGTGGCGGGGATGATCGAGTCGGGCCGTACCGCCCTGGCGGCGGCCGTGCGCGACGGCGTGGTCCTGTGCTCCGGCCAGTACGTCCCGGTCGGCGACGTCGCCGAGGTGGTCGGTGTCGGCACCCTCCCCTCGGCCCGCCGCCAGGGCCTGGCCCTCGCGGTGACGGCGGCCCTGGTCGCCGACGCCCTGGCCCGCGGAGCCCGCACGGTCTTCCTCTCGGCGGGCGACGAGGACGTGGCCCGCCTCTACGCCCGCCTCGGCTTCCGCTCCGTGGGCACGGCCCTGATCGCCGACCGGCCGCTGTGA
- the era gene encoding GTPase Era, whose amino-acid sequence MSDRSPETTSPHRAGFACFVGRPNAGKSTLTNALVGTKVAITSNRPQTTRHTVRGIVHRPDAQLVLVDTPGLHKPRTLLGERLNDVVRATWSEVDVIGFCLPADQKLGPGDKFIVKELAGIKKTPKIAIITKTDLVESKVVGEQLIAVHQLAEELGFEWAEIVPVSAVGDTQVQLLADLIAPMLPKSPPLYPEGDLTDEPEMVMVAELIREAALEGVRDELPHSIAVVVEEMIPRENRPADRPLLDIHANLYIERPSQKGIIIGPKGARLKEVGMKSRKHIEALLGTPVFLDLHVKVAKDWQRDPKQLRKLGF is encoded by the coding sequence ATGAGCGATCGTTCCCCCGAGACCACCAGCCCGCACCGTGCGGGCTTCGCATGCTTCGTCGGCCGTCCCAACGCGGGGAAGTCGACCCTGACCAACGCGCTCGTGGGTACCAAGGTCGCGATCACCTCCAACAGGCCGCAGACCACCCGCCACACCGTCCGCGGCATCGTGCACCGCCCCGACGCCCAGCTCGTCCTGGTCGACACGCCCGGCCTCCACAAGCCGCGCACGCTGCTCGGCGAGCGGCTGAACGACGTGGTGCGCGCCACCTGGTCCGAGGTCGACGTGATCGGCTTCTGCCTGCCCGCGGACCAGAAGCTCGGCCCCGGTGACAAGTTCATCGTCAAGGAGCTCGCGGGGATCAAGAAGACCCCCAAGATCGCCATCATCACCAAGACCGACCTCGTCGAGTCCAAGGTGGTGGGCGAGCAGCTCATCGCCGTGCACCAGCTCGCCGAGGAGCTCGGCTTCGAGTGGGCCGAGATCGTCCCGGTCTCGGCGGTCGGCGACACCCAGGTCCAGCTGCTGGCCGACCTGATCGCGCCGATGCTGCCGAAGAGCCCGCCGCTCTACCCGGAGGGCGACCTCACCGACGAGCCCGAGATGGTGATGGTCGCGGAGCTGATCCGCGAGGCCGCGCTGGAGGGCGTACGGGACGAGCTCCCGCACTCCATCGCCGTGGTCGTCGAGGAGATGATCCCCCGGGAGAACCGCCCGGCGGACCGCCCGCTGCTGGACATCCACGCCAACCTCTACATCGAGCGGCCGAGCCAGAAGGGCATCATCATCGGCCCGAAGGGCGCCCGCCTGAAGGAGGTCGGGATGAAGTCGCGCAAGCACATCGAGGCGCTGCTCGGCACGCCCGTCTTCCTCGACCTGCACGTGAAGGTCGCCAAGGACTGGCAGCGCGACCCCAAGCAGCTCCGCAAGCTGGGGTTCTAG
- a CDS encoding cyclopropane-fatty-acyl-phospholipid synthase family protein produces the protein MAHAHDQHSPETGTDFVGEEFWDSRYRESERIWSGDANAVLAREAAPLAPGRALDLGCGEGGDAVWLARQGWHVTGTDISGVALERAAVHAAEAGVADRTAWERHDLAESFPAGEYDLVSACFLHTFGEFPRERILRRAAAAVAPGGILLVVGHAGWASWQEDRPEVDFPTPDEVLAQLELEAGAWEVLLAEEHVRVQNQPDGRPGTRTDNALKVRRLP, from the coding sequence ATGGCGCACGCGCACGACCAGCACTCCCCCGAGACCGGGACCGACTTCGTGGGCGAGGAGTTCTGGGACTCCCGCTACCGCGAGAGCGAGCGGATCTGGAGCGGGGACGCCAACGCCGTGCTGGCCCGGGAGGCCGCCCCGCTCGCTCCCGGCCGGGCCCTGGACCTCGGCTGCGGTGAGGGCGGCGACGCCGTGTGGCTCGCGCGGCAGGGCTGGCACGTCACCGGGACGGACATCTCCGGGGTCGCCCTGGAGCGGGCGGCGGTCCACGCCGCCGAGGCCGGGGTCGCGGACCGGACCGCGTGGGAGCGGCACGACCTCGCGGAGTCCTTCCCGGCCGGGGAGTACGACCTGGTCTCCGCCTGCTTCCTGCACACCTTCGGGGAGTTCCCGCGGGAGCGGATCCTGCGCCGGGCCGCCGCGGCCGTGGCCCCCGGCGGGATCCTGCTCGTCGTCGGACACGCGGGCTGGGCGTCCTGGCAGGAGGACCGCCCGGAGGTGGACTTCCCGACCCCGGACGAGGTACTCGCCCAGCTGGAACTGGAGGCCGGGGCCTGGGAGGTGCTGCTGGCGGAGGAACACGTACGGGTCCAGAACCAGCCTGACGGCCGACCCGGGACCCGTACGGACAATGCTCTGAAGGTGCGGCGGCTTCCGTAG
- the leuA gene encoding 2-isopropylmalate synthase, which translates to MSQHTFVGRPTPITNATHTQKPSGMPIHKYGSYEQVDIPDRTWPEARVTKAPRWLSTDLRDGNQSLIDPMTPARKREMFDLLVRMGYKEIEVGFPSSGETDFNFVRSIIEEGAIPDDVTISVLTQAREDLIERTVESLVGAKRATVHLYNATAPTFRRVVFRGSKEQIKQIAVDGTRLVMEYADKLLGADTVFGYQYSPEIFTDTELDFALEVCEAVCDVWQPSEGREIILNLPATVERSTPSTHADRFEWMARNLTRREHICISVHPHNDRGTAVAAAELALMAGADRIEGCLFGQGERTGNVDLITLGMNLFSQGIDPQIDFSQIDEIRRTSEYCNQMEVHPRHPYAGDLVYTAFSGSHQDAIKKGFDAMEADAAAQGKTVDDIEWAVPYLPIDPKDVGRSYEAVIRVNSQSGKGGIAYVLKNDHKLDLPRRMQIEFSRIIQAKTDSEGGEVTPKAIWDVFQDEYLPNPENPWGRIQLRSGSTATDKDGTDTLTVEAVVDGVESVLNGTGNGPISAFFDALAAIGIDARLLDYTEHTMSEGASAVAASYIECAIDGRVLWGIGIDANTTRASLKAVISAVNRAGR; encoded by the coding sequence ATGAGCCAGCACACTTTTGTCGGTCGCCCCACGCCCATCACGAACGCGACCCACACCCAGAAGCCCTCCGGGATGCCCATCCACAAGTACGGCTCGTACGAGCAGGTGGACATTCCCGACCGCACCTGGCCCGAGGCCCGCGTCACCAAGGCGCCCCGCTGGCTCTCCACGGACCTGCGCGACGGCAACCAGTCGCTGATCGACCCGATGACCCCCGCCCGCAAGCGCGAGATGTTCGACCTGCTGGTGCGCATGGGCTACAAGGAGATCGAGGTCGGCTTCCCGTCCTCCGGTGAGACCGACTTCAACTTCGTGCGCTCCATCATCGAAGAGGGCGCGATCCCGGACGACGTGACCATCTCCGTACTGACCCAGGCCCGCGAGGACCTGATCGAGCGGACCGTGGAGTCGCTGGTCGGCGCCAAGCGCGCCACCGTGCACCTGTACAACGCGACCGCGCCCACCTTCCGCCGGGTCGTCTTCCGCGGCTCCAAGGAGCAGATCAAGCAGATCGCCGTCGACGGCACCCGCCTGGTCATGGAGTACGCCGACAAGCTGCTGGGCGCCGACACCGTCTTCGGCTACCAGTACAGCCCGGAGATCTTCACCGACACCGAGCTGGACTTCGCCCTGGAGGTCTGCGAGGCCGTCTGCGACGTGTGGCAGCCGTCCGAGGGCCGCGAGATCATCCTGAACCTGCCCGCCACCGTGGAGCGCTCGACGCCCTCCACCCACGCGGACCGCTTCGAGTGGATGGCCCGCAACCTGACCCGCCGCGAGCACATCTGCATCTCCGTGCACCCGCACAACGACCGCGGCACCGCCGTGGCGGCCGCCGAGCTGGCCCTGATGGCCGGCGCCGACCGCATCGAGGGCTGCCTGTTCGGGCAGGGCGAGCGCACCGGCAACGTCGACCTGATCACGCTGGGCATGAACCTGTTCTCGCAGGGCATCGACCCGCAGATCGACTTCTCGCAGATCGACGAGATCCGTCGCACCAGCGAGTACTGCAACCAGATGGAAGTCCACCCGCGCCACCCCTACGCGGGCGACCTCGTCTACACCGCCTTCTCCGGCTCCCACCAGGACGCCATCAAGAAGGGCTTCGACGCCATGGAGGCCGACGCGGCCGCCCAGGGCAAGACCGTCGACGACATCGAGTGGGCGGTCCCGTATCTGCCCATCGACCCGAAGGACGTCGGCCGCTCCTACGAGGCGGTCATCCGGGTCAACTCGCAGTCCGGCAAGGGCGGCATCGCGTACGTCCTGAAGAACGACCACAAGCTGGACCTGCCGCGCCGCATGCAGATCGAGTTCTCGCGGATCATCCAGGCCAAGACCGACTCCGAGGGCGGCGAGGTCACCCCGAAGGCGATCTGGGACGTCTTCCAGGACGAGTACCTGCCCAACCCCGAGAACCCGTGGGGCCGCATCCAGCTGCGCTCCGGCTCGACCGCCACCGACAAGGACGGCACCGACACGCTGACCGTCGAGGCGGTCGTGGACGGCGTCGAGTCCGTGCTGAACGGCACCGGCAACGGCCCGATCTCGGCCTTCTTCGACGCGCTGGCCGCGATCGGCATCGACGCCCGCCTGCTGGACTACACCGAGCACACGATGAGCGAGGGCGCCTCCGCGGTCGCCGCCTCGTACATCGAGTGCGCGATCGACGGCCGCGTCCTGTGGGGCATCGGCATCGACGCGAACACCACCCGCGCCTCCCTGAAGGCGGTCATCTCCGCCGTCAACCGCGCGGGCCGCTGA
- a CDS encoding GlxA family transcriptional regulator yields MEPRVHRVRPVHRVVVLALAGLLPFELGIPHRIFGRAKDPAGRPLYEILTCGLAAGRVPTDADFDIHVEHGPELLATADTVVVPASYELGPVHDEGRLTPELAAALAHIRPGTRLVSICTGGYVLAAAGFLDGRRATTHWSAAGHFQQTFPAVLVDPDVLYTDDGDVLTSAGVAAGIDLCLHIVRRDHGAAVANDVARRTVVPPHREGGQAQFIERPVPQPQRSATTAARAWVLDRLHEPLRLTDLARQEAMSVRTFTRRFREESGLSPGEWIVGQRVERARALLEQTDLPMEHVAREAGFGTAQSLRKHVQAALGVSPTAYRRTFRAVTPGTTLPSPDGTSDAAGSVH; encoded by the coding sequence ATGGAGCCCCGTGTGCACCGTGTCCGCCCCGTCCACCGTGTCGTCGTGCTCGCCCTCGCCGGACTGCTGCCCTTCGAGCTCGGGATCCCGCACCGGATCTTCGGGCGGGCCAAGGATCCCGCCGGGAGGCCGCTGTACGAGATCCTCACCTGCGGGCTCGCCGCCGGCCGGGTGCCCACGGACGCCGACTTCGACATCCACGTCGAGCACGGTCCCGAACTGCTGGCCACGGCCGACACGGTGGTGGTCCCCGCCTCCTACGAGCTGGGCCCGGTCCACGACGAGGGCCGGCTCACCCCCGAACTCGCCGCCGCCCTCGCGCACATCAGGCCCGGCACCCGGCTCGTCTCCATCTGCACGGGCGGGTACGTCCTCGCCGCCGCCGGGTTCCTGGACGGCCGCCGGGCCACCACCCACTGGTCCGCCGCCGGGCACTTCCAGCAGACCTTCCCGGCCGTACTCGTCGACCCGGACGTGCTCTACACCGACGACGGGGACGTGCTCACCTCCGCCGGAGTCGCCGCCGGGATCGACCTGTGCCTGCACATCGTGCGCCGCGACCACGGCGCGGCCGTCGCCAACGACGTGGCCCGGCGCACCGTCGTACCGCCGCACCGCGAAGGCGGGCAGGCGCAGTTCATCGAGCGCCCGGTGCCGCAGCCGCAGCGGTCGGCCACCACCGCGGCCCGCGCCTGGGTGCTGGACCGGCTGCACGAACCGCTGCGGCTGACCGACCTGGCCCGGCAGGAAGCGATGTCCGTACGGACCTTCACGCGCAGGTTCCGGGAGGAGTCGGGGCTCAGCCCGGGCGAGTGGATCGTCGGGCAGCGGGTGGAGCGGGCCCGGGCGCTGCTGGAGCAGACCGACCTGCCGATGGAACACGTGGCCCGGGAGGCGGGCTTCGGGACCGCGCAGTCCCTGCGCAAACACGTCCAGGCGGCGCTCGGCGTCAGCCCGACGGCCTACCGGCGGACCTTCCGTGCCGTCACGCCGGGCACCACGCTGCCATCTCCTGATGGGACATCAGATGCTGCCGGGTCCGTGCATTGA
- a CDS encoding beta-xylosidase: MRTSARTQARTTARTTARHRGWSAAVGMAVLAAATGGALSAPAAAEGETPPGQVEFPTHCLPPQEAGLPPADGPTTARITVDDLTPRVGDTVTVTYQVTRTPAVNPLSVGLPADVLTPTGRIVLGGVQQGEVTVVGAKRNDPVEAGGALPAVTMTGTFTVTAPGEITLAPGGYTLHTGHLLELDTVCAAAYGSVPPGPDPGPSAKPTGSASASASASAVPSPVSPSSPPPSSSNPALLPSSDGPPVAQRITASPLPTANLRTVALGTAAGGPGAKVKVTGAGFVPGAEVTVAGRAGAAQTADRVTAKADELGVVLAELPVTDRATTAVVAYEGAAWTPERGSGPAAYTVIVAAPLPPGSQTVTAVVQPGELGMTQEGDAVTLAAVPYGDGGAAAGRIGTVTVKDARGGPAGWSLIGKVTDFTGSGGVRIPGASLSWTPTCVAAPGSPSACVPGSAGTVGADGAVLASTGDAALVGGTFTVDAAVTLQVPPYTPPGAYTAVLTLTLS; this comes from the coding sequence GTGCGGACTTCGGCGCGAACACAGGCGCGGACCACGGCGCGCACGACGGCGCGGCACAGAGGGTGGTCGGCGGCCGTCGGCATGGCGGTCCTGGCCGCCGCGACCGGGGGCGCCCTGAGCGCGCCCGCCGCCGCGGAAGGGGAGACGCCTCCCGGGCAGGTCGAGTTCCCCACCCACTGCCTGCCTCCGCAGGAAGCCGGACTGCCGCCGGCCGACGGTCCCACCACCGCCCGGATCACCGTCGACGACCTCACGCCCCGCGTGGGCGACACCGTCACCGTCACCTACCAGGTGACCCGGACCCCCGCCGTCAACCCGCTCTCCGTCGGCCTGCCCGCCGACGTCCTCACCCCGACCGGCCGGATCGTGCTCGGGGGCGTGCAGCAGGGCGAGGTCACGGTCGTCGGGGCCAAGCGCAACGATCCCGTCGAGGCGGGCGGGGCGCTGCCCGCCGTCACCATGACCGGCACCTTCACCGTCACCGCCCCCGGCGAGATCACCCTGGCCCCGGGCGGCTACACCCTCCACACGGGCCACCTGCTCGAACTCGACACGGTCTGCGCCGCGGCCTACGGGAGCGTGCCGCCGGGACCGGATCCGGGGCCGTCCGCGAAGCCCACCGGGTCTGCCTCTGCCTCGGCCTCTGCTTCCGCGGTGCCGTCGCCGGTGTCCCCCTCCTCGCCCCCGCCGTCGTCCTCGAATCCGGCCCTGCTGCCCTCGTCGGACGGCCCGCCGGTGGCGCAGCGGATCACCGCGAGCCCGCTGCCGACGGCCAATCTGCGCACCGTCGCGCTCGGTACGGCCGCGGGCGGTCCGGGCGCCAAGGTGAAGGTCACCGGAGCCGGCTTCGTCCCCGGCGCCGAGGTCACCGTGGCCGGCCGGGCGGGTGCGGCGCAGACCGCCGACCGGGTCACCGCGAAGGCGGACGAGCTCGGCGTGGTCCTCGCGGAGCTGCCGGTCACGGACCGGGCGACCACCGCCGTCGTGGCGTACGAGGGCGCCGCCTGGACTCCGGAACGGGGCTCCGGCCCGGCCGCGTACACGGTGATCGTCGCCGCCCCGCTGCCGCCGGGCAGCCAGACGGTGACCGCCGTCGTGCAGCCGGGGGAGCTCGGCATGACCCAGGAAGGCGACGCGGTGACCCTGGCCGCGGTCCCGTACGGGGACGGCGGCGCGGCGGCCGGCCGGATCGGCACCGTCACCGTCAAGGACGCCCGCGGCGGGCCGGCGGGGTGGTCCCTGATCGGCAAGGTCACCGATTTCACCGGCTCCGGCGGGGTCCGCATCCCGGGGGCCTCCCTGAGCTGGACCCCGACGTGCGTGGCCGCGCCCGGCAGCCCCAGCGCGTGCGTCCCGGGCAGTGCGGGCACCGTCGGGGCGGACGGGGCGGTGCTGGCCTCGACCGGTGACGCGGCTCTCGTCGGCGGCACCTTCACCGTCGACGCGGCCGTCACCCTCCAGGTGCCCCCGTACACCCCGCCGGGCGCCTACACGGCGGTGCTGACCCTGACCCTGTCGTGA
- a CDS encoding SDR family NAD(P)-dependent oxidoreductase has protein sequence MTASDVNGPGLEALRARLAGEGHEITVVTGDVSDPGANRAMVEAAVGAYGRLDVAVANAGVLPLSDVRETSPEDWDRVMAIDGRGMFLTCKYAIEAMTAQPTPGGALVCVSSISGVAGQARQAAYGPAKFVASGLTKHLAVEWAARGIRVNAVAPGTIRTERVLALTDEPGGPEYLEEIAAAHPMGRLGEPEEVARVIAFLASDAASFVTGVVLPVDGGYLAR, from the coding sequence GTGACCGCGTCCGACGTCAACGGCCCCGGCCTGGAGGCCCTGCGCGCACGGCTGGCCGGTGAGGGGCACGAGATCACCGTGGTGACGGGTGACGTGTCCGATCCCGGGGCCAACCGCGCGATGGTGGAGGCCGCGGTCGGCGCGTACGGGCGGCTCGACGTCGCCGTGGCGAACGCCGGAGTGCTCCCTCTTTCGGATGTACGGGAGACCAGCCCCGAGGACTGGGACCGGGTCATGGCGATCGACGGCCGGGGCATGTTCCTGACCTGCAAGTACGCCATCGAGGCCATGACCGCGCAGCCCACGCCCGGCGGGGCGCTGGTCTGCGTGTCCTCGATCTCGGGGGTGGCCGGCCAGGCCCGCCAGGCCGCGTACGGCCCGGCGAAGTTCGTGGCCTCGGGGCTGACCAAGCACCTGGCGGTGGAGTGGGCGGCGCGGGGGATCCGGGTCAACGCGGTGGCCCCCGGGACCATCCGTACGGAGCGGGTGCTGGCGCTGACGGACGAGCCGGGCGGGCCGGAGTACCTCGAGGAGATCGCGGCTGCCCACCCGATGGGCCGGCTCGGCGAACCGGAGGAGGTCGCCCGCGTCATCGCCTTCCTGGCCTCCGACGCGGCCTCGTTCGTGACGGGCGTCGTCCTGCCGGTGGACGGCGGCTACCTGGCGCGCTGA
- a CDS encoding TerB family tellurite resistance protein translates to MLPVRGGDGRKLMVWGIRTTWSTVGDGEFFCPDCGGDRNYRRRTGRRRFTVLGVPLLPRGQAGPVVECQGCRERFATEVLDHLTTTRFSAMLRDAVHTVTLAVLAAGGTTSRSALEAAVGAVRSAGFQDCTEEQLESLVDGLAAEEGRLGLYDGPDCYGAALSIELHEALEPLAPHLAGPGRESILLQGARVALADGPYIPAEREVLATVGSALRIDADEVARLLSAVRAP, encoded by the coding sequence GTGCTGCCAGTTCGGGGTGGGGACGGCCGGAAGCTGATGGTCTGGGGTATCCGCACCACCTGGAGCACCGTGGGGGACGGGGAGTTCTTCTGCCCCGACTGCGGTGGCGACCGCAACTACCGCCGGCGCACGGGGCGCCGCCGCTTCACCGTGCTCGGCGTGCCGCTGCTGCCCCGCGGGCAGGCCGGCCCCGTCGTCGAGTGCCAGGGGTGCCGCGAGCGCTTCGCCACCGAGGTCCTGGACCACCTCACCACCACCCGCTTCTCCGCGATGCTGCGCGACGCCGTGCACACGGTGACGCTGGCCGTGCTGGCCGCCGGCGGGACGACCTCGCGCAGCGCGCTGGAGGCCGCCGTGGGCGCCGTACGGTCCGCCGGGTTCCAGGACTGCACCGAGGAGCAGCTGGAGTCCCTCGTCGACGGGCTGGCCGCCGAAGAGGGGCGGCTCGGGCTCTACGACGGCCCCGACTGCTACGGCGCCGCGCTCTCGATCGAACTGCACGAGGCCCTGGAGCCGCTGGCCCCGCACCTGGCCGGTCCGGGCCGCGAATCGATCCTGCTGCAGGGGGCGCGCGTCGCCCTGGCGGACGGCCCGTACATCCCCGCGGAGCGCGAGGTGCTGGCGACCGTCGGCTCGGCGCTGCGCATCGACGCGGACGAGGTCGCGCGGCTGCTGTCGGCGGTCCGGGCGCCGTAG
- a CDS encoding M4 family metallopeptidase: MDAFSARRHPVFCTVVPPHLLDKIARSEDPARAAAARRTLELDASHRVRRLMAVLPPAVETPSETPARTIYDAQHKTRLPGKKVRGEGEEAGQDASVNRAYAGLGATFELFLKGFGRHSIDDAGLPLDASVHYDRLYNNAFWDGSQMVFGDGDGDLFLDFTVSVDVIGHELTHGVTQHTADLEYYGQSGALNESMSDVFGSLIKQYSLDQTAEDADWLIGAGLLGPSVDSGFALRSMKAPGTAYEDDELGKDPQPATMDDYVRTSRDNGGVHINSGIPNHAFYLVATELGGKAWERAGRIWYDTLTGGELGPKADFARFAALTTAAAVTRYGDGGAEHQALQKAWSTVGLG, from the coding sequence ATGGATGCCTTCTCCGCTCGCCGTCACCCCGTCTTCTGCACCGTGGTGCCGCCGCACCTCCTCGACAAGATCGCCCGGTCCGAGGACCCCGCCCGGGCCGCCGCCGCGCGGCGGACCCTCGAACTGGACGCCTCCCATCGGGTCCGGCGGCTGATGGCGGTGCTCCCGCCCGCCGTGGAGACACCGTCCGAGACCCCCGCGCGGACCATCTACGACGCGCAGCACAAGACCCGGCTGCCCGGGAAGAAGGTGCGCGGCGAGGGCGAGGAGGCCGGCCAGGACGCCAGCGTCAACCGTGCCTACGCCGGGCTCGGGGCCACCTTCGAGCTCTTCCTCAAGGGCTTCGGCCGCCACTCCATCGACGACGCCGGCCTGCCGCTGGACGCCAGCGTCCACTACGACCGGCTGTACAACAACGCCTTCTGGGACGGCAGCCAGATGGTGTTCGGCGACGGGGACGGGGACCTCTTCCTCGACTTCACCGTGTCCGTGGACGTCATCGGGCACGAGCTGACCCACGGGGTCACCCAGCACACCGCCGACCTGGAGTACTACGGCCAGTCCGGCGCGCTCAACGAGTCCATGTCCGACGTCTTCGGCTCCCTCATCAAGCAGTACTCGCTGGACCAGACCGCCGAGGACGCCGACTGGCTGATCGGCGCCGGACTCCTCGGCCCCTCCGTGGACAGCGGCTTCGCCCTGCGGTCGATGAAGGCGCCCGGGACGGCGTACGAGGACGACGAGCTCGGCAAGGACCCGCAGCCCGCGACCATGGACGACTACGTCCGCACCTCCCGCGACAACGGCGGCGTGCACATCAATTCCGGCATCCCCAACCACGCCTTCTACCTCGTCGCCACCGAGCTCGGCGGCAAGGCCTGGGAGCGGGCCGGGCGGATCTGGTACGACACCCTGACCGGCGGGGAGCTGGGCCCGAAGGCGGACTTCGCCCGGTTCGCCGCCCTGACGACCGCCGCGGCCGTCACCCGGTACGGCGACGGCGGCGCGGAGCACCAGGCGCTGCAGAAGGCGTGGTCGACGGTCGGCCTGGGGTAG